The window AAATAGGGTGTACAATGCTTCATAAAAGAGAAATAATTTATACAGGCACGTTTTCTCAATCTaactcaacataaaaaaaaaaaaacttgtgctTTTCATGATTACTTATGAGACGTCTTATCAGTCTAAATGATGTCACACACAATGAAAGTGACAATGAAAGTTTGCACAAGGTGAACAAATCATTTCCTGTGCCCTTCACCCTATCTGGCTGAGGAGAAAGggagtttaaataataaaaactggtGTTAAGCCCAGTTTGAAGAAATGCCCTAATTTGCTTTATCTTCAGACAATTGTTTACACTCTAGCTATACCCTAAATTGTCCTGAGGGAGGCTGCTGCTCACGCTTCCTCCTCTATCTGCTTTGTTTTCTGCCCCACTTATCACCCTGCTTTACATATCACAGAGTCTTAGGGAGCAGAATGTAAAAGCAGCTGGCCTTGTTTTATGTCTGGGGCTCaaggaaaaaagaaactgcAGCAACATATCCTCTTCTTTGAAATCCCCTTGATGCTGATTACTTATTTAGGTTGCTTTGGGTGTGATGTGCTTACTATCACTGTTTGATTACTGTTGTGACTGGTTACTAAGATGTCTGGCCTCTCTGTGCGCAGGTGATCAGGAAGGGCGAGGTGAGCTGCTGTTGGATCTGCACCACATGCAAGGACAACGAGATCGTCCAGGATGAGTTTACCTGCAAGGCATGTGAGCTGGGATGGTGGCCCGATGATGACCTGGAAGGTAGGAGAGACAAAACCAGACACTCTGAGCCAATCTACTTTTAATATTATGAACAGTGTCCATTAATATTCTATACATTTTCTTTCCCTTGACCAACCCTCATTAATTTTTTCTCCTATTTCATGTGTTTGCTCTGAGCTAAAGTATAACACCCATCTAATTGAAACAGCACaagctttttttctcaaactaTTTTTCTCTGTCAAAAATCCTCCTCCCCCCATAAGCCCGTTAACACTTCACACCCTGACACCTCCTTCTGCTGATGCTTTTCATCATCCAAGTTCTATGACCTTGCTCTCTTAACTTTCTCAACCTCCACACTACTCCTTCCCTCCTCCCTGCTCTTTGCCTTGTTGTGAGCCAGCGGTTGTTTTGACAGCGATTTATAGAGTTGAGAGGAGCTCTCAGTTCCCAGGTGTAAAATCCTATTAGTGCCATGAGAGGTTCGGGGATACATCTCAGCAGTCTGTCGAGGAAGAAATTCTCCCTTTCCTCTCATTACACGTCCCTATCTGGAGAATACTAATAGAGAGAGTTGGTATCCTAATCATATAGTTAGGTTGTACTGTCCATATGCTCACTCATTTGctcatttaaagcaggatttctTTTGTCATAATACCATGTCATAATATTTCTTTAACATAATTTCATTTTGGTGCTGACTTCTCTTTGAAGTCCATGTGAATTGGCCCAGAGACAATGTACAGCACAATATTGGGCTTTGTTTTTGAATTATGTCTGGGTATTCCCAGCTTAGATATGACAGAATAGGTTTTATATAGGAATAAGGCGATTGAGGATTGTGTAAGAAGAGATACAGATATGAGCAATTCATCTTTGCCCCCCTCATCCATTTTCTTGCAGTGGGGCTGATGCCTCGGTGAACTAAGCTGGGTGGTTGGTCAAAATAAACCAGCAAGAGTTCACTGCAGTGCGCTTCAGACACTTTCCCCTCAAGTGTGTCTCAGCGTGTTTTTGCAGAAGTGCTTTTAAATAATATCTCAGTCTGACAAGTGCCTTCATATTCACATTAGTAATATTTTGTGTGGAAAATACCCAAGTTTCCCGGGGCCAGAAGTTATCATAAAATTTACATTTCTCATGATTTGAGATATTGGGAATTAGCAATGTAGACCagtgtgtttctctctgcaTAGTCTTGCTTGTGACGGCAGTGACTGTAATGCTATTAGCAGCAGCATGTAATTTGTAGAGGGTTAAGCTGGGTCTAGGGATGTCAGTTTTCTCCCATTAAGCTCTATAAACTTCCTCTGGGTGTTAGCTGGCAACTAGTGCATCATGACAGAGTTGACACACATACCGACCACATGTCTGCACATACACATTTggcattaaattaaaatgagaGAGAAATCTGACAGAACTGGAGCTGTGACACATGCAAATTAGTTCCTGAGCAATTTTAGGCCATCTAGATAGACTCTGATCTCTGCTACACACCTGACTTCCCTTGTGTCTCAACATTTGTGTTGTTCTCCTTTCTGCTACCTCTCTTCTGTCTGCTTCTTGGTTCTTATCACCTATTTTAATGtatctttcattaaaaaaactacTACAATACCAACAAAAGATTACCCCAAATTTCCTCTTTTCAGGCTGCCAGCCCCTGCCTCTGAAGTATCTTGATTGGGCAGATGTGGAATCCATGGTGGCAGTGGCTTTCTCCTGTGTGGGCATCCTGATCACTTCCTTTGTTACGTTTGTGTTTATCCAGTACCGTGATACACCTGTGGTTAAGTCCTCGAGCAGAGAACTCTGTTATATCATCTTGGCAGGAATCTTCATGGGCTACATCTGTCCATTCACCTTAATTGCCCGTCCAACAGTCACCTCCTGCTACTTGCAGCGCCTCCTGGTGGGCCTTTCATCTGCCATGTGCTACTCTGCCCTGGTAACCAAAACTAACCGTATTGCCCGCATTCTGGCAGGCAGCAAGAAGAAGATCTGCACCAAGAAGCCCCGTTTTATGAGCGCCTGGGCCCAGGTGGTGATTGCCTTTATGCTGATCAGTATGCAGCTAACCCTGGAGATCACACTCATCATTCTGGAGCCTCCTGAGCCCATCAAGTCCTACCCAAGCATCCGTGAGGTCTACCTCATCTGTAATACTAGCAACATAGGCATGGTTGCGCCACTGGGCTACAATGGCCTGCTAATCATGAGCTGCACCTACTATGCCTTCAAGACGCGGAACGTCCCAGCCAATTTTAATGAGGCTAAATATATTGCCTTCACAATGTACACTACCTGCATCATCTGGTTGGCCTTTGTGCCAATCTATTTTGGCTCAAACTACAAGATCATAACCACATCCTTCTCCGTCAGCCTGAGTGTAACAGTGGCACTAGGGTGCATGTTCACACCTAAGATGTACATTATCATTGCCAAACCAGAGAGGAATGTCCGAAGTGCCTTCACCACATCCGATGTGGTGCGAATGCACGTTGGAGATGGAAAGTCGCCTCAATGCAAGAACAGCAGCATCCTCAATATGTTCCGCCGGAAGAAGCCTGGGTCGGGCAATGCCAAGTGAGTGACCTTTTATGTTGTTCATCTTGCTAGATTGTTTTTCGTTAGAGAGAAAACTATAAGATGCCTAAACACTCAAATGTTACAGTGAGTTGAAACTCACAAAAGTCGTTTGGCATTTCTCTAAATGAATCATCAACAGTAACCTGCAGCTGCTTATTTTTCATATTATTGTTATCATAATATTTGAGTGTTTATGCTTAATGTTATTGGTCCTTTCCAGTACCCCAATCTATGTAAAACTAAACTGTTACATTGATTTAGAAACAGTGAGCAGTGAATACTGATTTATATGTCACATCCCCCTCCCCCTGAGGAGCATGAAATGTTATCAATGAAATAAAGCTAAATTTAACAGAAAGGTGGGTGGGCCTCAGGGTGGGACAATTGGATGTTGTAGATTCAAACAGGCCGTGCTAAtgcataaaatgtaaaagtatagATGTTACACATCTGAACTAGATATAAGACTTGCATATAACTTTTTTGAGATCCACAGCAGTGACACATGGACAGGTATCTAAAGTAAGGAGTGGGGAAGAGTATGGGAGTGATCCCAATATGTTTACGTGTTGTCTCTCACCCTTGCTATGCAGCCTTTCTAATCTTCTAACCCTTTAACCTTCGTAACTGAGCAGCGTACTGTCTGCAAAATGTCGGGGCTGGCAAATGTTTTTGGCATGGTGGTCCTTCAACTCCTTTCCTGGAGAGCTGCACTGTCAACTGAGACATGTTTTACTAGATATAAAACCAGGGGAGACATTTAGACACTCCCCAGCCAGATGATCATAATTTGCCCAAAAGTCCTAAATCTGAAATCCATCATTTTCTGCACAACATAGAGGTGGCATCGTTTTGGCACTGTTAATTCTATTTTAGATCAAAGATATTGCTTGGTTTTGATGAGTGACATTAAGGAAAAGGTGTAGCAAGTATCAATTCATTAATTGTTTTGCTCTCAGCTTgagtttgttgatttttttttgtattcaacaATAAAGTCTATCTGGTTGGTTAAAGTGTCTGATGAATCAAAGGAATCACTCCCTCCTCAATGGCAAACATGTTTTTGACTCTGCAGCCCTCTATGAAGGAGATCTGCCACCCTGCTGCTTTTGGTTTATCCTGAATTAACCTCACATTTAACTTTTCTCAGCATGAACGGCCCTCCGCACCTCTCCAACTAATCACATTAGAACTAGTCCTAGCTCATTATGCACTAAACTCTGTGTTGTCTTCAGGCCAGTTCAGGCACCAACTGAAATTCCCAAAAAGCATGTGTCCCATTTTAACTATATAAGCAAACAGTTAAGACAGGAAGAAATGAGCTGGGTGGCTCTTAATTCTATAAGCTCAATGTTTGAAGTAATTGGAAGATCATAATGCTGTCTGCAGCACATTATGACTCACTATGTTTGTGAACCGCCACAGTTGATAAACGTAATGCTCCTTAGAGCTCATGCGTGAACCCCTTAGCAAAGCTGTTAATGTCTAGTCATGTggttaaaaagtattttaacatGCATCAGAAATGTTGAAATGCTGCTgctctgttgtgttgtgttgctgctatgttgatgttgtttttctgcAACCACCTCCCGGTTTCCTGTGATAGTAACTTGGGTCTTTATCTCGTTCATAGTTCTAATGGCAAGTCTGTGTCATGGTCTGAATCAGGTGCAAGACACCCTCCGAGGGGGGGGAATGTGTGGCACAGACTGTCTGTGCATGTGAGGAAACAGGAAGCCGGCTTGAATCAGACGGCGGTCATCCGGCCCCTAACTAACACCCCCGACCCCCACAGTTGTGAGCCCTCCACCTGCGACCTTGGCATAGAACCACGTCACCCCCAAGAACCGCGTGGTGCTAAACCTCTGTACAACCTGGTGGAGGAGGACGACGAGGGCGATTCGCAGCGCCCCCTCTGGACTCCGACTTGCTCTGGACAGATGCAAGGGCTGGAGTCTAATTTAAATAAGCCGGCTTCTTATTTGCCCTCTCACTTGAAGGGCTGCACCGCAGAGCGCTTGCAGGGGGCTGTGGTGGACACACACAGCTCCTATGTCCCTGCACTGAATGACCACGCCACTGGGGAGGCAATCCCTGCCAACGAGCCTTTGAGCTTGACCCCCTCTCAGCTTCCTTTGGCCCCACAAATGGGGACGTTTGAAGACGAAGGGTCTGAGGATGAGGAACTGgatctcttgcacagctacatTTATGATGCCaaggaagagggggaggggtCGGACAGGGAAGGCGAGGATTTATCTCAGAACAAGCCAACTCTGGAGGATTCCCTAGCTTTGtcgcccccctcccccttcagAGACTCTGTGTGTTCGGGGGAGTCTGTCAGCGACTCCCCCATCATGGAGTCGATGCTCGGAAACCCTCCTAGCTCAGTCTACACCTCGAACATCCTCGAAGACTTCGCACACAGCTCCTCAACACTGTGAGAGCAAAACAGGCGCTGACACACTTGTGCATCACACAGACGTGCAGTTTCACATACAggttcacacacatacacacacacacacttactgtacaacAACAATTCTTTACTTATCATTTcaggtttttaacatttatgCTTTGCTGTCATTTGCTTGCTTGTGTTTATTACTCTGATTTTGTAAGTAAGGGGTTAATCAAAATTACAAGTAGAAAAACACCATGAATCATTCATGAGTGCTTACATGTCTGAAGGGCTGTGAATACACAAAGCCTTTCTGTAACATGTTAAACTGGGAAGAGTGCCAAAACGGGTCAGCTCTCATGCCAAATTGTGATAAATTAAGCAACACTGAGAATAACAATGAAGGATGTAGCTGTGGTTCTCATGATGGCAGTGCAATTAAACGGTCGAcaagaaacaaatgaaaagacaaacacattcctgtatatatataatcgTGCACTGTAAGATACATCCAGAGTCCAAACTGGCTCTAAGTAGTAGCTCAAGTGCTTTTCATGCCAGTTTTGATTAGCTCTGCTTCTCTCTGCTGCACATCTACAGGTCTATTCATGTCTGTAGCAGTCGCAgctgcataaaaaaaaactattcaccTTTTTTCATTAATTGATTTCACCTCAGCTTTTTCTTATCTGACCTCTTCgcaatttaaacatttcaaaGAGATTAATTACCAAGAAATGTGCAGTAAGTTGGTTGAATATTACTGTTATGTGTTATGAGGTGTGCACAAAAATATTATCCCTAAACTGAGTTACTGCTGAAGACTTGCACTGTATGATATATAATATGGATATAATGTGCTAATCAAAGTTGTTATCATCCTACATCACTGCTTTCAGTTTTAACAATGCAGCTGATACAGGTTAGTGTGATTTTAGATGATGGCGATGTTGTTTACTCAGCTTCCACTCGATCGTAACCCTGAGACGATGTTTCATGAGCATGGGACGTGATAAAAGAACTACTTTTGCTTTCCAATGCCGTGTTGATATTTCTCATGTTTTCTGAGTTGGCTGTGTCATTGTAATGAAAACACAGTACTTGTACAAGTTCTCAAAGTTTGTAATACTGTTAAGCCATCTCTTGTTTTTCACACAGGTGGTATGTTTGTAATACTAATAAATGTTTCTATATTTAGAATGTcaacggaaaaaaaaaatttatacattttgaaactgTGCTCAAATACTTGTCAAGGAGCAGTGTGTTTGGTTTTTGGGTAATCTTTAAGATAACTTGAGTCAACTGTATCCTCTTGAAACTATTCAGTTGTAAAAGTAACCAATAATTAATTGCTTCTTGTAATGAGATTATACATGTTTCAATTTTGCTTCAATCTTGCATTATAAACTTAAGTAGTTTACTTGAAGTTAAGTTCCTTAGTTCTTTATCTATAAGaatgcaaattattttaaagtacaaGACTATACAGCGCATAGTGCAATTCTATTGTATTTCCAAATGTTTTCAGTATATTATAGTGTAAGTTGTTAAATGATTTTAACCAATGTAAAATATGAGAAGGAGCCACCTGTTTAACACTGTCAAATCTAGAGTGAACTAGGCCTTTATGTTTTGGGAAAGATGAACAATGCTGTAAAATAAAAGCTATTTATATTAAGAAGACTGATTACTGCCTACTATAGCCAGAAAAAACGGTTGTCATTAAGTCTGAGTGCAAAAATCCTACAACGTGCCAAGATTTAGACTAcaaaggaatgtgtgtgtgtgtgtgtgtgtgtgtgtgtgtgtgtgtgtatgtgtgtgtgtgtgtgtggctattTGTACAGTCTATGAACAAACTCTTTTACATGGCTTTTGCAGTGGAAATATTCAGTCCACAGTCTGAATTCTATCTATTTACTTATTTCATTTTCCAGTACTAAGTATGAAGCAAGGTCATGAGTGTATGACCGTGAACATAGaccgtgtatgtgtgtatgtatgacacATTACGCCCCTAACACTGTAACAGGTAGCATATTAAATGTAACACAGTTAGCATTCACTTTAAACATCTGTTTACCGTAACCATAACCAGGGGCGTTggactggggggggtggggtggggggatgagtacccagggccctcatgtgaggagggcccaaaaagatgctagaataaatagctgtggatgcggggaagggcccatagaaaatgcctttctacagcagccagaattttgtgctatgCCTCCCGACCATAACCATGTGTATCGTACCGGGGATGTATTGTTACTCAAATGAGCAGCTGATCTTGCTTGTTCTTTTGCTTATCTGCTGAAAACACTTCACTGGATAAAACACATAAGGTAagataacgttacatgtgttgctAGCTAGCAAGTTGAGCATCAAGCTAGGTGACGTAAATTGTGTGAGATGACAGATGCAGCTCACTGAGcggtttcacacaaaactacggctaactgagactttcttcgattgaa of the Etheostoma spectabile isolate EspeVRDwgs_2016 chromosome 18, UIUC_Espe_1.0, whole genome shotgun sequence genome contains:
- the grm1a gene encoding metabotropic glutamate receptor 1 isoform X1; the encoded protein is MWHNMARVKMGLFALLFLPTFFFRVLVLSHSSSINERSAVPRAVVRSVARMDGDVIIGALFSVHHQPSAEKVAERKCGDVREQYGIQRVEAMFHTLDRINADPNLLPNISLGCEIRDSCWHSSVALEQSIEFIRDSLISIRDDKDGSKWCIDGTPSHQPPPSKKPIAGVIGPGSSSVAIQVQNLLQLFNIPQIGYSATSIDLSDKTLFKYFLRVVASDTLQARAMLDIVKRYNWTYVSAVHTEGNYGESGMEAFKELASQEGLCIAHSDKIYSNAGEKHFDRLLRKLRERLPKARVVVCFCEGMTVRGLLMAMRRLGVFGEFLLIGSDGWADRDEVVEGYEQEAEGGITMKLQSEVVKTFDDYYLKLRLDTNTRNPWFSEFWQYRFQCRLAGHPQENKNYKKVCSGDHDLQGGNESLHENYVQDSKMGFVINAIYAMAHGLHDMHKELCPGQPGLCEAMDPIDGSKLLDYLLKTSFRGVSGEDIYFDENGDTPGRYDIMNLQGVGDGSYDYINVGSWHEGILNIDDNKLWLNSSDMVRSVCSEPCSKGQIKVIRKGEVSCCWICTTCKDNEIVQDEFTCKACELGWWPDDDLEGCQPLPLKYLDWADVESMVAVAFSCVGILITSFVTFVFIQYRDTPVVKSSSRELCYIILAGIFMGYICPFTLIARPTVTSCYLQRLLVGLSSAMCYSALVTKTNRIARILAGSKKKICTKKPRFMSAWAQVVIAFMLISMQLTLEITLIILEPPEPIKSYPSIREVYLICNTSNIGMVAPLGYNGLLIMSCTYYAFKTRNVPANFNEAKYIAFTMYTTCIIWLAFVPIYFGSNYKIITTSFSVSLSVTVALGCMFTPKMYIIIAKPERNVRSAFTTSDVVRMHVGDGKSPQCKNSSILNMFRRKKPGSGNANSNGKSVSWSESGARHPPRGGNVWHRLSVHVRKQEAGLNQTAVIRPLTNTPDPHSCEPSTCDLGIEPRHPQEPRGAKPLYNLVEEDDEGDSQRPLWTPTCSGQMQGLESNLNKPASYLPSHLKGCTAERLQGAVVDTHSSYVPALNDHATGEAIPANEPLSLTPSQLPLAPQMGTFEDEGSEDEELDLLHSYIYDAKEEGEGSDREGEDLSQNKPTLEDSLALSPPSPFRDSVCSGESVSDSPIMESMLGNPPSSVYTSNILEDFAHSSSTL
- the grm1a gene encoding metabotropic glutamate receptor 1 isoform X2, translating into MWHNMARVKMGLFALLFLPTFFFRVLVLSHSSSINERSAVPRAVVRSVARMDGDVIIGALFSVHHQPSAEKVAERKCGDVREQYGIQRVEAMFHTLDRINADPNLLPNISLGCEIRDSCWHSSVALEQSIEFIRDSLISIRDDKDGSKWCIDGTPSHQPPPSKKPIAGVIGPGSSSVAIQVQNLLQLFNIPQIGYSATSIDLSDKTLFKYFLRVVASDTLQARAMLDIVKRYNWTYVSAVHTEGNYGESGMEAFKELASQEGLCIAHSDKIYSNAGEKHFDRLLRKLRERLPKARVVVCFCEGMTVRGLLMAMRRLGVFGEFLLIGSDGWADRDEVVEGYEQEAEGGITMKLQSEVVKTFDDYYLKLRLDTNTRNPWFSEFWQYRFQCRLAGHPQENKNYKKVCSGDHGNESLHENYVQDSKMGFVINAIYAMAHGLHDMHKELCPGQPGLCEAMDPIDGSKLLDYLLKTSFRGVSGEDIYFDENGDTPGRYDIMNLQGVGDGSYDYINVGSWHEGILNIDDNKLWLNSSDMVRSVCSEPCSKGQIKVIRKGEVSCCWICTTCKDNEIVQDEFTCKACELGWWPDDDLEGCQPLPLKYLDWADVESMVAVAFSCVGILITSFVTFVFIQYRDTPVVKSSSRELCYIILAGIFMGYICPFTLIARPTVTSCYLQRLLVGLSSAMCYSALVTKTNRIARILAGSKKKICTKKPRFMSAWAQVVIAFMLISMQLTLEITLIILEPPEPIKSYPSIREVYLICNTSNIGMVAPLGYNGLLIMSCTYYAFKTRNVPANFNEAKYIAFTMYTTCIIWLAFVPIYFGSNYKIITTSFSVSLSVTVALGCMFTPKMYIIIAKPERNVRSAFTTSDVVRMHVGDGKSPQCKNSSILNMFRRKKPGSGNANSNGKSVSWSESGARHPPRGGNVWHRLSVHVRKQEAGLNQTAVIRPLTNTPDPHSCEPSTCDLGIEPRHPQEPRGAKPLYNLVEEDDEGDSQRPLWTPTCSGQMQGLESNLNKPASYLPSHLKGCTAERLQGAVVDTHSSYVPALNDHATGEAIPANEPLSLTPSQLPLAPQMGTFEDEGSEDEELDLLHSYIYDAKEEGEGSDREGEDLSQNKPTLEDSLALSPPSPFRDSVCSGESVSDSPIMESMLGNPPSSVYTSNILEDFAHSSSTL
- the grm1a gene encoding metabotropic glutamate receptor 1 isoform X3, producing the protein MWHNMARVKMGLFALLFLPTFFFRVLVLSHSSSINERSAVPRAVVRSVARMDGDVIIGALFSVHHQPSAEKVAERKCGDVREQYGIQRVEAMFHTLDRINADPNLLPNISLGCEIRDSCWHSSVALEQSIEFIRDSLISIRDDKDGSKWCIDGTPSHQPPPSKKPIAGVIGPGSSSVAIQVQNLLQLFNIPQIGYSATSIDLSDKTLFKYFLRVVASDTLQARAMLDIVKRYNWTYVSAVHTEGNYGESGMEAFKELASQEGLCIAHSDKIYSNAGEKHFDRLLRKLRERLPKARVVVCFCEGMTVRGLLMAMRRLGVFGEFLLIGSDGWADRDEVVEGYEQEAEGGITMKLQSEVVKTFDDYYLKLRLDTNTRNPWFSEFWQYRFQCRLAGHPQENKNYKKVCSGNESLHENYVQDSKMGFVINAIYAMAHGLHDMHKELCPGQPGLCEAMDPIDGSKLLDYLLKTSFRGVSGEDIYFDENGDTPGRYDIMNLQGVGDGSYDYINVGSWHEGILNIDDNKLWLNSSDMVRSVCSEPCSKGQIKVIRKGEVSCCWICTTCKDNEIVQDEFTCKACELGWWPDDDLEGCQPLPLKYLDWADVESMVAVAFSCVGILITSFVTFVFIQYRDTPVVKSSSRELCYIILAGIFMGYICPFTLIARPTVTSCYLQRLLVGLSSAMCYSALVTKTNRIARILAGSKKKICTKKPRFMSAWAQVVIAFMLISMQLTLEITLIILEPPEPIKSYPSIREVYLICNTSNIGMVAPLGYNGLLIMSCTYYAFKTRNVPANFNEAKYIAFTMYTTCIIWLAFVPIYFGSNYKIITTSFSVSLSVTVALGCMFTPKMYIIIAKPERNVRSAFTTSDVVRMHVGDGKSPQCKNSSILNMFRRKKPGSGNANSNGKSVSWSESGARHPPRGGNVWHRLSVHVRKQEAGLNQTAVIRPLTNTPDPHSCEPSTCDLGIEPRHPQEPRGAKPLYNLVEEDDEGDSQRPLWTPTCSGQMQGLESNLNKPASYLPSHLKGCTAERLQGAVVDTHSSYVPALNDHATGEAIPANEPLSLTPSQLPLAPQMGTFEDEGSEDEELDLLHSYIYDAKEEGEGSDREGEDLSQNKPTLEDSLALSPPSPFRDSVCSGESVSDSPIMESMLGNPPSSVYTSNILEDFAHSSSTL